The genomic region ACAATGCTACAGGACTCCTGTTTTGACAACCGAAAAGAGGATACCACATTTACACAAAAGTATGTTTTTCCTATACTTATATTCATTTTTAAGGGATATGGCCAGGAGAGCAGTCTGGAAGGAGACCTTTGATACTGAACCACTAACGTTACACTTTTAAGTGAGCAAACAAATGCGCGACCCCAGCCCCAAAACAAGATCGTACATTTCTACAGAATTGGACAAGGTCATGAAATTCAGTATAAAGTAGATACATGTTTCgtcaatgaaaagaaaaaaaaagtgtatcaAAGAGGGGTGGGGAGCAGGTTCATCTAGAATATTAACATCTTtactctaaatgttgtttctagtctgtacaaaaaaagaaagtgaaaatttGGAAATAATAGCACCTGAAGTCTAACGGTTGTttgaaaatgcaccatttatCTGACACCTATCCCTTAGCTTACCCCAAACACTAAATGCAACTTGCCCTTTGTTGGGGTGAGGTGTTGTTGCCATGTCGATTGCCTTTTCACACTGTCTTTCTACCCTTTTATACAACCACATCCACTCAATGTCCATGTACACTGTTTACAACTGGTTAACACAGGCCATTCCACTCACTTTAAAAGTCATGATGTAAAGACCTGTcaccttaaaaataaaaaataaatctcaacGCATAGTTGTGCATAAAGCAGACATCCAACTTCTAAACATTTGCTCTCTTGAATCTGACCAAAAAATATACATCTATTTAGAGCACCCACATGTAGCTGATATCAAAGGAGTTAAAATGATAAATCACatgataaataagactttatGAAGATCAGCCAAACATAACGATGCAGTTGTACCCCAAAGATGAAACTTAAGTCTTTCTCAAGGAAAGAGTTTGTGATTGGATCAAGATACGCGTCTGTGTCGCAAGTTGAGCACAAAGGATTTGCAGTCTAATACAGATAATTAATTGCCCATGCTCTCCCATTTCTGGCAAAAAGGTTCTTTTGCTTTTCCCACACCACATCACTTcccaaaacaactgaaaaaaaagaaagcagagtCTCTTCTTGAGGTacacagggaaaaaaatgtgtataacGTTGAAAAGAAACATTGTTCCAGCTGTGACAACCCCTTTCACCAGTTTAAACCCCACCTCTCCTCTAACGTGGTACAGGTGTATGTGAACATCCCCTCCTGTCGGTGCACTTTATGACACACAGATTCACATCAGGATCCACTTGTTTGCCTTTACAGGCGCTTAGGATATCCTCTGGATCAGCTTTTCATCTGATAGGCAGTAGAGCGTGTTGACTGACAGCTCAGAGATGAAGGCCTCACAGGCCTTGCGGGAGACACCTTTAGAGCCTCGCAGGTCGAGCAGTGAGATGCAAGAGAGGCGGCGGAGATACTTGAGACACAGGTCTGTCAGTTTACTGCAACCTGGGAAAGAAACaagtgcacatacacatcaataCTAGTGAAATTAAACtactgcactgtgtgtgtgtgtgtgtgtgtgtgtgtgtgtgtgtgtgtgtgtgtgtgtgtgtgtgtgtgtgtgtgttcattcttccccaaaatttgttttgtctcttgCATATTAGCTACCCCCATAAAGCCTCACCTCCCAGGTTGAGTTCAGTGAGCGTGTTTCGGGTGGATGAGCCCACTGCAGTCAGCAGGTTGACGGAGTGGTCGGTGAGGCTGTTGCAGTGGGAGAGGTCCAGTTTTGTTAAATGGGGCATGTGGCGAATCACCAGGCGCAGAGTGGAGTCACTAATGTCCAGGCCTGCTAGCCGCAAACACTGCATTGTCCGTAACTGACTGCGATTGTCACAACCTGGAACAGAGGGCAAAACAAGTAAAATGAGAAGAAAGGCAAGGTGtgtagtttttcatttttctttatgTATGCAAGTACACAAGGAACTATgacaatacataaaataagTAGGGAGACTTAAGATGCAAGAGTTACTCTTTCCTCACCTGGAGGGGTGACTAGATCCCTGATCTGAGAGTCTTTGACCCCATCTGCGTACCGCAGGTCCAGAGAACGGAGGAGAGGGCAACCAGAGGAGCAGAGAGCTGAAATAGATGACCAGGAACAACCTGCCACCATCAGATCCTTCAGTCCTGCAAAAGCAAGAGAAGAttgagagagagatatataaatatatagtgtATTTAATGTAGGTAGAGCATACAGCTGAttgatggaaacatgactaATCAGAATTAATTTGCAAACTGTGGCATTTTTACAAAATACTTTTATGAACATaaattcatctttttatttataagatTGTATTGTTTCATAGTGTCATTTATTTTACGTGTAACAATGATAAAattgtaattaaataaataaataaaatacaaaaagtgtgtgtgtgtgtgtgtgtgtgtgtgtgtgtgcaagcataCCAGGCAGGCGGCCAACAAGCCAGTTGAGCTGTTTTTTAGAGATGTTGGTCCAAGAGAGATCGAGCGTGACCGGCTGTCTCTTTATGATGCCTGTTAGGGCCTGAGGAGTAACGGTGCGTTTGACGCTCAGGTCAATCCGGGACCAAAGCCGCTTGTCTAAACACCTACGAACAAGCACACACTGATGAAGAACACATCCATTCATAGTTATCCATTTGCAGAGTGACCTACTGACACTACACACTATTTTACACAAGTAAACGCAATCTCACTATTGAGTTTGGCCTCAATAGTGAGGCCAAActagacctcggggaagacccaggactgggTGGCGGGATTATATgcccaacctggcctgggatcgggatcccccagttggagctggttaatgtggctcgggaaagggaagtttggtgtcccctgctggagctgctgcccccgcaacccaataccggataagcgggcggacgaagatggatggacggacggaCTATTGAGTTTGCAATagtaaagattaaaaacaagaccaaaacaacCAAATTGTTACAGGGATAGTCAGCGGTGGtgtcttaaatgtgaatattgatATGAAGTGTTCATCTGTAGTGGTACCagtaatatttgtttgttttgtactaGAATAGCAAATCAAATGACATGGTAAAGATATGTTGAGACAAATAATTGAGGACCGTTTTTAATGTGATGAATTCAACAATGTAATCATGCTAATTTCAAATATTTGtccaatttttttattattattattattattattattattattattattattattattattatatttcttgCCTCAAATGTTGGTCTTAAAGGACTGCAGCATTTATTCATGAACAAACTGAAACCTACACTATACATTTACTACAACCTGACAACTTTGTTTAATCTTCTCTGCTGTCTTCTGTGCATCGATGTCAATATCTCTGCCGGAGAATGAAAGGGAAACTTTGGCAGTGTTTCCTTTCACTTCTTTCAGAACATAACTTCATCACTCAGAGACTCAGtgatagttttaaaagttataaCGCTGGGCCTCGACGTGCAGGTCAGGTCCAGCCAAAAATTAGGGATGGGTTTGATAGCATTTTATAAAATTTAAATCCACTTATCATGAATCCCTTTCACCTATCGACATctgcaaaaatataaaataaaacaatggcaAAACTAACTATGATGTCCAATCACTGTGACAGAAGAAAAACTACAGTTTTTAATGACAGCCTACTTAAAAGTTCACAACCCAAACCTACAACCTGAGAGTGAGTAAATAAAAGGTTTGATAAAAGACTTGTTAGCATCAAAACTTAAAGAATATATGGGTTTTTTTGCCAACCAGGAACCGGACACAAAAATGAAACCGGCTATTTAAACCCATCCTTAATAAAAACATATCCACTAAGAGGTCTTACCATTTGTACCAGTTCTTGCAGACGGCCATGCAGACGCAGAGATCTGCTCGACTTAAGTAACAGAAGACGGATACCCACACCTCCCTCTCACAGCCTGGCCCGCTCCCACTATTCTCCCTGTCTGCCTCGCTTCCTCCTTCCTGCAGGGCAGACAGAGGGATGCGAAGATGGGGAAGCTCTGAggttgaagaagaagaagaggcgcCATTGCTCAGTTTAGCTGGCCTGCTAAACCTTGTTTTTTTAGAGTCCTCCAGCTTCTCTGGGtgggaggtgtgagtgtgtCCACTACGAGTGTGTGGAAGAGTGTGTCTATTGAAGTGCTGATCAGGGGGGCTGCGATTTCTAATGGGGGGTCTGACGAGGGCTCTGGTCTGGTTGTGTATTGTGGAAGTGGCAGTTTGAGGGGTGATTGCTTCTAATTTGGGAACAATGGCTGATGGGTCCCGCTTGGCTCTGGTTGGCCTTTGGAGTGTCACTTTAAGATGTGAGCCATCTTTGCCCCCCGTTTCACTGTCCTGctcaatctcctcctcctcaaccTCCTCCTCCGCACCATTTTGGTTGGCCACCTCGCAcactttctcttctctctctttggcTGCCCGTCCTCCTCGCCTTGACTGTGGCTGGTTTTCTTTATCCAATCCTCTCCCACTGTTCTgccccatctcctcttcctggTCATCGTcgtcgctgctgctgctgctgctgctgctgctgctgctgctgttagtGCTGCTACTATACTCACTCTCCCCCTCCAAATCTTCATGGCTTCTACCACCTCGGAttcctcttcctgctcctcctccccgCAGCCTcacccctctccccctccctctgcgGGACTCTCCCTTGGGCTCAAGTACCAGACCGACGGAAGACTGCTGTTGCTGGAAAGACCCAGTCCCTCCTGAAGAAATGTGGTAAGAGGAGCCACTCGTCCAGGTGGAGCCCCGACCTCTGCCCTGAGATTGTCTGCTGGTAGCAGAGCGCAGGCGGGACATCACCCTGGAGCCCAACAGCCTGGGAGAACGCTCTACAGACTGTTTCTGTTGTGACATAAAGAACAAAAATGATGACGAGAGAATGAGAACAAGATACTACATGCTTCAAACACTAAATTCAGTGCTACATTATGTTCTGAGCAGTATTGTGTATTTTTACCAATGCTCTTAAACATAGCACCTGAAAAGGTTTTTTCAAAAGTCACGAAAATAGTTTTACATCTGCCTGCCACATCGTAGCTACAATGATGTTCAATTACACAGAGCTAACtgtaattcataaaaaaaactcctggTAAAATACTACATATACTTGTAAGCATTACAGAAATAAATGCACTGCTTACCGTTAAGATTTTGCTGCGCTCTAGTTTTATCTGTCATAAACAAAACAGGTTAGGGAAAGAGATATATGTCAAACAGAAAGgacaaaaatgcaaatgtgGTCTGTATCTACAACTGTATTTTAAGTCTGAGGTCATCTGCAGCATCTGCCAAACCAGTTTTAGGATgacttactttttttaaaaagatctttttagattttatagatttcaTTTATCTTCAGTTACTAAAACAGATCAAAAGGAATGTCATTCAGATAGGGTTCTCTGTATACATTTTCTAGTCTTGGGCTGCCTGAATGTTTTATGCATTTAAATCTTTAAAGCTTTTAAAACTTGATGCTTAATTTGCGTATTGCTAATTAAAGACCTCTAAATACctttaaaatcaacacattttccCCATGGTGCAGGacaaatgtattttgtcatctgaTCAATACATTTGATCAataaatattagaaaaaaaCCTATAAATCCACGTTACCCTCTTCTTAAGTTTGAGCTCCAGTGCATTTGCTCTTTTGCGGTTTTGTTGATGCTGCAGTAGCAGTTTCTGAGAAGGTGGTGGTGCCGAGGGTCGTACTGAGGATCTGCTACGTCTCCCTTGTCTCATCCCGTCACCCACACCAATGCCTTCCCGGTAGGCAAGTTTGGACGGTGGCAAGGAGGTTGAGCCCTCCGACTCTTCACTTTCCTCATCGCTGGAAGACTGGTGTGGCAGGGATAAGAAGAGATGGTTGGTGGGGTTGAAGAAGAAAAGGTGTAATTTTGAAGTGTGAATATCAAACACATGGCAACTGGTGGAAATTAttgaaaaaggaaactttgcTGAGAAAGGAAAAAGGGGTTGCATTGGTTGTATGAActaagaacacacacagagagagagagagagagagagagagagagagagagagagagagagagagagagagagagagagagagagagagagagagagagagagagagagagagagagagagagagagaatgtgttttgtagttttgtaCCTCTGATGCTGAGTCTTTGCCTCTGTAACATTTGGGACATTCCCAGCAGCTAGGCAAATCTTTATTGACCTTCCCCTCACCAGATTCCTGAAACAGCAAACAGTTAAAAGTTACTCCCACATCTGACCTAACCATGCAGCtttgtcagcagcaaaacaaacatgcaataAATGAGTAATGCATTCAGTTTATAGCCTTCACAGTCAGATTACCTTAATGCATTGACGATGGACAATCTGTGAGCACACAGAGCACTccatgagtgagtgagtgctCGGATTTGATTCATCCGATTCCCCTTCTCCACATATAGCACATCGCGCTGTGTTCGGCAGGGCAGGCTAGAGAAAGAAATAAACGTaacacttttcatttttgtgaCTGTGGGGTCCATTTtcgtacagtgaactcattgtcatgttcaagaaacctatttaaaatgatttgagctttgtgacatggtgcatcatcctgctggaagtagtcatcagaggatgggtacatggtggccattaagggatggacatggtcagaaacaatgtaggtaggccgtggcatttaaacgatgcccaattggcactaaggggcctaaagtgtgccagaaaacatcccccacaccattacaccaccagcctgcagtggtaacaaggcatgatggatccatgttctcattctgttatgccaaattctgactctaccatctgaatgtctcaacagaatcggactcatcagaccaggcaacatttttccagtcttaactgtccaattttggtgagcctTGCAAaagtagcctctttttcctatttgtagtggagatgagtggtacccggtggggtcttctgctgttgtagcccatccacctaaggttgtgcgtgttgtggcttcacaaatgctttgctgcatacctcgtgtgtaacgagtggttatttcagtcaaagttgctcttctatcagcttgaatcacgGGCctttctcctctgacctctagcatcaacaaggcattttcgcccacagactgccgcatactggatgtttttcccttttcccacCATTCTTGTAaacctagaaatggttgtgcgtgaaaatcccagtaactgagcagattgtgaaatattcagcccggcccgtctggcaccaacaaccatgtcacactcaaaattgcttaaatcacctttctttcccattctgacattcagtttggagttcaggagattgttttgaccaggaccacacccctaaatgcattgaagcaactgtcatgtgattggttgattagataattgcattaatgagaaattgaacaggtgttcctaataatcctttagttGAGTGTACATCTACAAGCCAATGGTAGATTTTGCAGATTTATATGCCATTGTTTTGTCCATGCAGAGGGCGaagcaaaacaagacatttgctTCACTGGTTATCTTGATTATTCTCTGACAATCTCCATTCTAGAATAAAGAGTTCTAGAGTCATAAAAGaacataacattacatttatcaTTAGTAATTTAACCCAAATTTGAGTTATCGGCCAACTTACCGTTAGACACTGTCTCATGATACAGCCCTTTTTCATGCGTCCAGGCCCACCAAACTTCCTCATGTCGTGGCAGTACTGGCAGGTGCCGCACTCCTTCCTGCAGCAGCCAGCACAACGCTTGCACCTCACCCGTCTGCGCCTCAGAGCAGAGATGGAGGACCGTTTGGTGGACCTCTGACCCAGAGGCTTGTGTAGGGTAGGGCCCAAGCGGGGACGGGTAAAGACGGCTAGAGGAAGGGGAGTGGGGGGCTGGTACCATGACGGCTGTTTAAGGGACATTAGCAGGACGGCAAAGAAAAGGTTTAAGTGTAAAAGGTTAGAATTGTATAGTTGTTTGATGAGCCTGAATGAAGGGCTTAATAATTTATAAcaatttatattattaatagaaaaataagaaatattttttaaagtgttccAATGGCAGCTAAGTGCAGAACAACATTTCACCTTACTTACAGTTAAGGCGTATTTTAATATCAATTATACAGAAAGTAAATAAATCTCTACTCACTCTTTTAGGCCACTTGACAATGGGCTCTCCAGTGTAGGACAGCTTAGGGTTATCATTGGCATGCTGTTTCAGAAGAGTCTGGACAAGTGGCGAAGAGAAAAGGAGTAGTAAGACAGAAAAATTATATCTGTACTTCTACCAAGGCACATCCACAGGAGCATTCAGTGTTTAGTATATTATAAGATCAAATGCAAAAAGAACTTAGGCGACACCAACCCTCATGTCTTCGAGCAGGGCTGTAGGGTTCATGATGCCTGTAGGGACACACTTCTTCTGCTCCGGCAGCTCCTCGAGCTTCCCTAACAGGTTCCACAGTCCTTCCAGCTCAAAGGGAGTCAGCATGTGCTGAGGTGTGCTAACTTGAGCTGCCTCTTCTTCTttgatttcttcttcttccttgaCAATGACCTCCTTGATTTCTGTGTCACTGTTAACTCCATTGGAGGTGCCATTCTTGGTGTGGTCACTGGCTTCAAGGTCAGCCTGGGTCAGTCCTGGAACGAGAGCAGACATGATGGCTTAAATTCATGTCAGTGATGGATTCATTTATATGTCtatgtgaaaaagagaaaacaatggGGACCGCAATGTTTCTTGTGTCCTCACCTATGCCTAGGGAGTATTTCTGGAACTCTGGAGTGAGGTGGGAGATGTTGGTCTGACAGTAGAGGTATCGCTCCAGGACATACCAGCACATCTCATAGTAGAACGGATAGCGGAACTTTGCTGGCACCTAGAGGAGGACAGAAACAGATTAGGAAAAATAGTGCTTAATTATTTTTTGCATCTTCAAGTTTCTTCAAATACCactgagagaaaataaaatgtatactatGTTGCTTTACGTTAAGTTgtttatatataaacatatatttcTCGCTGCTTCAAAGTGCTCTTAAGCAGCTCTGAAGCATTTGTCACAAATTTGTTGTAGTCAGCACTTCTGCTTTGTAGAAGTTGGAGGAGAAATGATGTGGCTGCAGTAGCTAGAGTCCAGATACAGCCGCCTGCATCCCCTAGCCCTGCAGATCATCTATAGCTGCACAGTGATAGTGTCTgaacagtaaataaataatatattttttaaatctgtgcATTTCTAGCTTTATGTGTTAACATTTCTTAAAATTGAAGTTGTGTTGTTGAGAAATTATTCTGTCATCAGTGTTTTTCCATTATGAGGAATTCCATAGGATAAGATCATGCCTTACATAATCCCGAAATATGAAGCAATAATCAATGTGCAGGAATGCAAACTCACCATGGGTGAAAAGGTTGACCAAGATTGGGGCtgtacaattaatcaaatttaatcacgatcacgattttgacttcccacgatcaaatttgcgtaatcgagcgttttttttttttaaatgcctcaTTTCATAAAACGCTTCAACATTTTTGGCATAGAACATCTACCACTCCGTAAACCcctgtctgctcatgtgccagtcagagttgtttcctgcatcgtgcagcttagtttctagatgtagacagtcacagaggacagagtaacgggaggaaaattcaacagatagcagtcgtttatacgtcggtctcaaggtttaccagtttagcagtaaacgcaacattttgtcccttctgtcttgttattcagacaacagcagtgagcagtgctagtcggtggcggttagcttctgttagctcacagggctctagggcacAAATAGTATTTTTCCTCTAGAACGCACCGGTGCAcataatgtcctcgcatccgctgcaatgctgtttatatggatatggtttaattttgcgttacatgacccatttcttctgtaaagccgtacctgtgtgggatctctcctctactctctctcctctaacTCTCCGCacagcccggccacacagcgacACCGGTCCACAcatctgacatttgtctacagttttaattgttattaacacagctgtatattgttaaatatgaggggaaaacctgtatttgtaccagtgtttccgctggtaacccTGCTATCgaggccgccacggcgaagaacacagaagaagttttcgaatgcaactaacttcagttggtagagtaacaacGTGTGAGtaggagcctgctggacctgggccagagatgtgacccatggccagaatatcatatttcataaaaatgcagcgcagtgacgatacagacatttcatacacacgacgcgtgtatccgccgttcgacccgtgctggacccgttcataatgagccAGCCGTCTCTCtgagcctatgtgacaataaaatttgttttggttaaaaatcaacaaataatcgtgagaataatcgtgatcacaatattgatcgaaataatcgtgattatcattttggccataatcgtgcggCCCTAACCAAGATCCACaaggaaagttttttttcttctacataTCGTCTTTAAAATGCGGATATACAGAGGATATAAGGAAAATCTAACCCTAATTAATGTAATCTTACTGTATACAAAAGTATTGTGAGGACATCAGATCAAggaccttaaaaaaacaatgagccCTGATTACTGCAGATGATAGCTTTACCACAAGGAATGCATTAAGCATGTCCCAGTGAGTCAACCTTCTTAAAGATATCGGACAATAGAAATGTCAGATATGGAAACAAGTCAAATAATTAAGCTACCGTAACAAGCGTTCTGTTTAACTACATCATAAGTAACGTAAGTCTATTTCAGCTAAATCTCTATACCGTTGTCTCATGAACTAGTCTCATAttccaaaacaaatccaaaggAAGAATTGTTTAATTACGTCATGGTTATGACAGGATTAGTCTCTCTGTTATTTTCTCTGTGATTCACAACGGCGATTTTCGCCAAAAGGTGAATAGTGTACGTTCCTGTAATCATCGATGTGTGTCAAGAACACAGCTGTAGTGAATGTGAGGTTTGGCTCACCCGTGTGCGATCCTCAATGCTGTAGATGTTGAGCTGCATAGGGATGTTAAAGCTGTGGAGGAAATTCCCCCCAAACACCAACGTGTCTTCTGGGGTGTACACAGCATGGATCCACCCTACAACATACAAGACACAGGATGCTGAAGGTATGTAGTggtgaagtgtgtgttttttttttttttataggtcTGTATGTGTTGCTGCCATAATCCTTTAACATACCTGATGGGATTATGAAGGTGTTGCCTTGTTTGAGCTCTATCCTCTGACAGTCGTGACACTTATCCCCTAAGAAGATGTCACCCTGTTTTCCTGATAAAACCCAGTTCTCATACATCTCCAGGTTCTGTGGTGAGGGTGGAATTAGCCAGAACACCTGCAGGTGTCATGGGTTAATGGTCATGTTGATTGTCTGAGgtcaacaaacacatatagacATGTGCATGGCACTAATGTGCATTTATTGGATTTTAACTAACAGTTAAAAAGCAAAATGGCGTGTTAGTCCACAATTTCATTTATTGCTCTGACagcatgagagaaaaaaattctgtCTCTCATTACAAAACGTTTCCACTGG from Etheostoma spectabile isolate EspeVRDwgs_2016 chromosome 10, UIUC_Espe_1.0, whole genome shotgun sequence harbors:
- the kdm2ab gene encoding lysine-specific demethylase 2A, whose product is MEDPHTRYSKRLRTGTRRRYQDDGISDDEIEGKRMFDLDMKLQCVRFNSDLIKHMEGKDFTFEYIQREGLRDPIVFDTADGLGIQMPDSDFSVSDVKFFVGSRRIVDVMDVNTQKGIEMSMAQWRRYYETPPSEREKLYNVISLEFSHTRLENLVKRPASVDLIDWVDNMWPRHLKERQRDSTNAIIDMHYPKVQKYCLMSVQGCFTDFHIDFGGTSVWYHILRGGKVFWLIPPSPQNLEMYENWVLSGKQGDIFLGDKCHDCQRIELKQGNTFIIPSGWIHAVYTPEDTLVFGGNFLHSFNIPMQLNIYSIEDRTRVPAKFRYPFYYEMCWYVLERYLYCQTNISHLTPEFQKYSLGIGLTQADLEASDHTKNGTSNGVNSDTEIKEVIVKEEEEIKEEEAAQVSTPQHMLTPFELEGLWNLLGKLEELPEQKKCVPTGIMNPTALLEDMRTLLKQHANDNPKLSYTGEPIVKWPKRPSWYQPPTPLPLAVFTRPRLGPTLHKPLGQRSTKRSSISALRRRRVRCKRCAGCCRKECGTCQYCHDMRKFGGPGRMKKGCIMRQCLTPALPNTARCAICGEGESDESNPSTHSLMECSVCSQIVHRQCIKESGEGKVNKDLPSCWECPKCYRGKDSASESSSDEESEESEGSTSLPPSKLAYREGIGVGDGMRQGRRSRSSVRPSAPPPSQKLLLQHQQNRKRANALELKLKKRIKLERSKILTKQSVERSPRLLGSRVMSRLRSATSRQSQGRGRGSTWTSGSSYHISSGGTGSFQQQQSSVGLVLEPKGESRRGRGRGVRLRGGGAGRGIRGGRSHEDLEGESEYSSSTNSSSSSSSSSSSSDDDDQEEEMGQNSGRGLDKENQPQSRRGGRAAKEREEKVCEVANQNGAEEEVEEEEIEQDSETGGKDGSHLKVTLQRPTRAKRDPSAIVPKLEAITPQTATSTIHNQTRALVRPPIRNRSPPDQHFNRHTLPHTRSGHTHTSHPEKLEDSKKTRFSRPAKLSNGASSSSSTSELPHLRIPLSALQEGGSEADRENSGSGPGCEREVWVSVFCYLSRADLCVCMAVCKNWYKWCLDKRLWSRIDLSVKRTVTPQALTGIIKRQPVTLDLSWTNISKKQLNWLVGRLPGLKDLMVAGCSWSSISALCSSGCPLLRSLDLRYADGVKDSQIRDLVTPPGCDNRSQLRTMQCLRLAGLDISDSTLRLVIRHMPHLTKLDLSHCNSLTDHSVNLLTAVGSSTRNTLTELNLGGCSKLTDLCLKYLRRLSCISLLDLRGSKGVSRKACEAFISELSVNTLYCLSDEKLIQRIS